Proteins from a genomic interval of Antedon mediterranea chromosome 5, ecAntMedi1.1, whole genome shotgun sequence:
- the LOC140050070 gene encoding uncharacterized protein isoform X1 produces MNSDELADYVEKKYRKEYEPKGHWLARKEFLLRNWADYPERQIVCLSMVWSNMEYDGSTYATELMEKVKLLGSGIDLQLYDSITTNTTTTKTPKQTSLKRASSEPTEDTPANKIRKNSDAKEEPSISHQNDSVCKELPDILKTFIRKLPPQSTINQSNAIDIFYITASKARIHPDISFTEKKEPITDNPIKKGKKKKIVMATSWLCRLYIGDLLVCSSESLNKTEAKRKCFADAVTMLFNPNVCVKNVNYVVEDERKHTTELFIDLASNDLVADAKSATIKQSESDIDVKSKPSVTLLSKNSNTDKNGFGNFILVESSTHEVPITTIMSSAARNKVEAVIEISDSPVSHNKETGYLATLLLGDKVVARAVNQDKKAVKHAVAEAAVNLLKTCCYTIKTRFHEHENAQSNAVSMKEVNTEDEQKITSGIGMELLKKMGWSGEGGLGKKGQGRAEPVMVVEKSNRKGFGTSTIKQTDITSLKQMVKNFAIEGREDDLVFSSELNNEQRKVLHTTCRKFNLKSTSYGKDDDRYLIISPKRNIQQLAEYIEKNGGETLQYILIPPSKK; encoded by the exons atgaattctGACGAGTTAGCAGATTATGTCGAGAAGAAGTACAGAAAAGAGTATGAACCTAAAGGACACTGGCTAGCAAGAAAGGAGTTTCTTCTTAGAAATTGGGCAGATTATCCAGAACGACAAATTGTATGCCTGTCCATGGTTTGGTCAAATATGGAGTACGATGGAAGCAC atATGCAACTGAACTAATGGAAAAGGTAAAACTTCTTGGAAGTGGAATTGATCTGCAATTGTATGATTCAAttactactaatactactacaacTAAAACACCAAAACAAACAAGTTTAAAAAGAGCATCTTCAGAACCTACTGAAGATACCCCAGCCAATAAGATTAGAAAGAACTCTGATGCCAAGGAAGAGCCATCCATCAGTCATCAGAATGATTCCGTTTGTAAGGAATTACcagacattttaaaaacatttatcaGGAAACTTCCTCCTCAATCAACCATAAATCAATCAAACGCTATCGATATTTTCTATATTACTGCTAGTAAAGCAAGAATTCATCCGGACATTTCGTTTACAGAGAAGAAAGAACCGATCACTGATAATCCAATCAAAAaaggaaagaagaagaaaattGTGATGGCAACATCGTGGTTATGTAGACTATACATCGGTGATTTGCTAGTTTGCTCATCAGAGAGTTTGAACAAAACTGAGGCTAAACGCAAGTGTTTTGCAGACGCTGTCACTATGCTGTTTAATCCAAATGTTTGCGTGAAGAACGTGAACTATGTTGTAGAGGACGAACGTAAACACACAACTGAACTTTTTATTGATCTTGCTTCCAACGATTTAGTTGCGGACGCAAAGAGTGCAACGATCAAACAATCAGAGAGCGACATTGACGTAAAAAGTAAGCCTTCAGTGACATTGTTGAGTAAAAATTCAAATACTGATAAAAACGGTTTTGGGAACTTTATTCTTGTTGAAAGTTCAACGCATGAGGTCCCAATAACCACAATTATGTCATCAGCTGCAAGAAACAAAGTTGAAGCTGTTATTGAGATATCTGATTCACCTGTCAGTCACAATAAGGAAACTGGTTATTTAGCGACGTTGTTGCTAGGGGATAAAGTGGTAGCACGTGCAGTCAACCAAGACAAGAAAGCGGTGAAGCACGCAGTGGCTGAAGCGGCAGTTAATTTGTTAAAGACTTGTTGCTATACTATCAAAACTCGATTCCATGAGCATGAAAATGCGCAAAGTAATGCTGTTAGCATGAAGGAGGTCAACACAGAGGATGAACAAAAAATTACCTCAGGCATCGGCATGGAACTCCTTAAGAAAATGGGGTGGTCTGGGGAAGGTGGCCTAGGAAAGAAAGGCCAGGGCCGAGCAGAACCGGTGATGGTTGTAGAAAAAAGCAACCGTAAAGGTTTTGGTACTTCAACTATTAAACAAACTGATATAACTTCCCTCAAACAAATGGTGAAGAATTTTGCTATCGAAGGTCGTGAAGATGACCTGGTGTTTTCTTCCGAGTTGAATAATGAACAAAGAAAAGTGTTGCACACCACTTGccgtaaatttaatttaaaaagcaCTTCATACGGCAAAGACGATGATAGGTACCTCATCATAAGTCCTAAAAGAAACATTCAACAGTTGGCTGAGTATATAGAAAAGAATGGTGGAGAAACTTTACAATATATACTTATACCTCCATCTAAAAAATGA
- the LOC140050070 gene encoding uncharacterized protein isoform X2: protein MEKVKLLGSGIDLQLYDSITTNTTTTKTPKQTSLKRASSEPTEDTPANKIRKNSDAKEEPSISHQNDSVCKELPDILKTFIRKLPPQSTINQSNAIDIFYITASKARIHPDISFTEKKEPITDNPIKKGKKKKIVMATSWLCRLYIGDLLVCSSESLNKTEAKRKCFADAVTMLFNPNVCVKNVNYVVEDERKHTTELFIDLASNDLVADAKSATIKQSESDIDVKSKPSVTLLSKNSNTDKNGFGNFILVESSTHEVPITTIMSSAARNKVEAVIEISDSPVSHNKETGYLATLLLGDKVVARAVNQDKKAVKHAVAEAAVNLLKTCCYTIKTRFHEHENAQSNAVSMKEVNTEDEQKITSGIGMELLKKMGWSGEGGLGKKGQGRAEPVMVVEKSNRKGFGTSTIKQTDITSLKQMVKNFAIEGREDDLVFSSELNNEQRKVLHTTCRKFNLKSTSYGKDDDRYLIISPKRNIQQLAEYIEKNGGETLQYILIPPSKK from the coding sequence ATGGAAAAGGTAAAACTTCTTGGAAGTGGAATTGATCTGCAATTGTATGATTCAAttactactaatactactacaacTAAAACACCAAAACAAACAAGTTTAAAAAGAGCATCTTCAGAACCTACTGAAGATACCCCAGCCAATAAGATTAGAAAGAACTCTGATGCCAAGGAAGAGCCATCCATCAGTCATCAGAATGATTCCGTTTGTAAGGAATTACcagacattttaaaaacatttatcaGGAAACTTCCTCCTCAATCAACCATAAATCAATCAAACGCTATCGATATTTTCTATATTACTGCTAGTAAAGCAAGAATTCATCCGGACATTTCGTTTACAGAGAAGAAAGAACCGATCACTGATAATCCAATCAAAAaaggaaagaagaagaaaattGTGATGGCAACATCGTGGTTATGTAGACTATACATCGGTGATTTGCTAGTTTGCTCATCAGAGAGTTTGAACAAAACTGAGGCTAAACGCAAGTGTTTTGCAGACGCTGTCACTATGCTGTTTAATCCAAATGTTTGCGTGAAGAACGTGAACTATGTTGTAGAGGACGAACGTAAACACACAACTGAACTTTTTATTGATCTTGCTTCCAACGATTTAGTTGCGGACGCAAAGAGTGCAACGATCAAACAATCAGAGAGCGACATTGACGTAAAAAGTAAGCCTTCAGTGACATTGTTGAGTAAAAATTCAAATACTGATAAAAACGGTTTTGGGAACTTTATTCTTGTTGAAAGTTCAACGCATGAGGTCCCAATAACCACAATTATGTCATCAGCTGCAAGAAACAAAGTTGAAGCTGTTATTGAGATATCTGATTCACCTGTCAGTCACAATAAGGAAACTGGTTATTTAGCGACGTTGTTGCTAGGGGATAAAGTGGTAGCACGTGCAGTCAACCAAGACAAGAAAGCGGTGAAGCACGCAGTGGCTGAAGCGGCAGTTAATTTGTTAAAGACTTGTTGCTATACTATCAAAACTCGATTCCATGAGCATGAAAATGCGCAAAGTAATGCTGTTAGCATGAAGGAGGTCAACACAGAGGATGAACAAAAAATTACCTCAGGCATCGGCATGGAACTCCTTAAGAAAATGGGGTGGTCTGGGGAAGGTGGCCTAGGAAAGAAAGGCCAGGGCCGAGCAGAACCGGTGATGGTTGTAGAAAAAAGCAACCGTAAAGGTTTTGGTACTTCAACTATTAAACAAACTGATATAACTTCCCTCAAACAAATGGTGAAGAATTTTGCTATCGAAGGTCGTGAAGATGACCTGGTGTTTTCTTCCGAGTTGAATAATGAACAAAGAAAAGTGTTGCACACCACTTGccgtaaatttaatttaaaaagcaCTTCATACGGCAAAGACGATGATAGGTACCTCATCATAAGTCCTAAAAGAAACATTCAACAGTTGGCTGAGTATATAGAAAAGAATGGTGGAGAAACTTTACAATATATACTTATACCTCCATCTAAAAAATGA
- the LOC140050071 gene encoding uncharacterized protein gives MSAYIGAKVHLSTSEGVYEGIIHDLDLKINKISLKKVVVLPSRKKLTGIHNFFSTDIDNLIVIDVSDTPDKVLQSPCVSRPKEDDVVRPTVQPTQHDQPYEDRSRSTDVAASPRPKKIPRAVYKPDDLVIITKLDDVYYEAVENLQKESVIGLAMEGIDIGRNGKLSLVQFSTTDRLYIFDIGCIGRKAFGNGLGDILESEHIEKVIHDCRPISDLVYHEYGLTLKSIFDTQVADVVVFKRNNQGRLPRLIKTLPICMMEYMDNVEQEDISFMLIHEKRTKGDPGLWEERPLDNQLIKYADFKVRSLLTLRRMLTHYMMNDFRTGVNEYLSVWRDKTCTREKERVSAFASVPKSVNTTFQNVPPQSQQDETTECYFDRDVVGQQNFWSRADWKEGRQFHDDDDNEKFSWYRKMQEEHTSAANDSAYSDSKYCRSQDSRKPSSKQHMRNTTTDTERNKQEIRIPIVNRHLRIPDEDLLDNLSSSTLPSSSDNEITSTSTSSSPYKAHSLKTSSPYRVLSNSIKREALVTSEQKVTAQISTLTLKSISRDLQTNTLTPPPLISSEGSMEDAIPNVSSYASAVSGKRTVNHRADSPGFTGMMASPGRGRGRGETMKSYRQLIDKFKKPEEVPVPTLHGKAVRCDFPSDSVVRNAPRGITITNNRPNLSMADF, from the exons ATGTCGGCATATATTGGTGCTAAAGTGCATTTGTCAACTAGTGAGGGTGTATATGAAGGAATAATACATGATCTTGATTTGAAGATAAATAagatatcattaaaaaaag TTGTTGTTTTACCAAGTCGCAAGAAACTGACTGGCATACACAACTTTTTTTCAACAGACATTGATAACT TGATCGTTATTGATGTTAGTGATACACCAGACAAAGTTCTGCAATCACCATGTGTTTCTCGGCCCAAGGAAGATGATGTGGTACGGCCCACAGTACAGCCAACACAACATGACCAACCTTATGAAGATAGAAGTCGGTCTACAG ATGTCGCTGCTTCTCCAAGGCCAAAGAAAATTCCGAGAGCAGTTTACAAACCTGATGACCTAGTTATTATTACTAAACTAGATGACGTTTATTATGAAGCA GTGGAAAATTTACAGAAGGAGAGTGTGATTGGTTTGGCAATGGAGGGTATTGATATTGGAAGAAATGGAAAACTTTCACTTGTACAG TTCTCTACTACAGACAGACTATATATTTTTGATATTGGTTGTATTGGTAGGAAGGCATTTGGCAATGGGTTAGGGGATATTCTGGAAAGTGAACACATTGAAAAG GTTATTCATGATTGTCGTCCAATATCTGATCTTGTTTATCATGAGTATGGTTTGACCTTAAAAAGCATATTTGACACACAG GTTGCTGATGTTGTTGTATTTAAGCGCAACAATCAGGGAAGATTACCAAGATTAATCAAGACACTACCGATATGCATGATGGAATACATGGATAATGTAGAGCAGGAAGATATAAGCTTTATGTTAATTCACGAAAAGCGCACCAAG GGTGATCCTGGACTTTGGGAAGAGCGGCCGCTAGATAACCAACTAATAAAATATGCAGATTTTAAAGTGAGAAGCCTTCTAACGTTACGTAGGATGCTGACGCATTATATGATGAACGACTTTAGAACGGGTGTTAACGAATATTTAAGTGTCTGGAGAGATAAGACCTGCACAAGAGAAAAAGAAAGG GTTTCTGCATTTGCAAGTGTGCCGAAATCCGTCAACACTACATTCCAAAATGTTCCTCCACAATCGCAACAAGACGAGACCACCGAATGTTATTTCGATAGGGATGTCGTAGGTCAGCAAAACTTCTGGAGCAGGGCTGATTGGAAGGAAGGCAGACAatttcatgatgatgatgataacgagAAATTTTCATGGTACAGAA AAATGCAAGAAGAACACACATCTGCTGCAAATGATTCTGCTTATAGTGACAGCAAATATTGTCGTAGTCAGGATTCAAGAAAACCTAGCAGCAAACAACACATGAGAAACACAACCACTGACACAGAAAGAAACAAACAAGAAATAAGAATCCCTATAGTAAATAGACACTTGCGAATACCTGATGAAGACCTCTTGGACAATCTGTCATCATCAACCCTTCCCTCTTCTTCGGACAACGAAATTACTTCAACTAGTACAAGCAGTTCTCCATATAAAGCACATTCCTTGAAAACGTCATCACCGTACAGAGTGCTCTCGAACAGCATAAAAAGGGAAGCTCTTGTGACCTCGGAGCAAAAAGTAACGGCACAGATTAGTACATTGACACTTAAAAGCATATCTAGAGACCTCCAAACAAATACGCTGACTCCTCCGCCATTGATTTCGTCGGAGGGAAGCATGGAGGATGCCATACCAAACGTCTCGTCATATGCAAGTGCTGTAAGTGGCAAAAGAACTGTCAATCATAGAGCAGATTCTCCTGGCTTTACAGGAATGATGGCGTCTCCAGGTAGAGGAAGAGGCAGAGGAGAGACCATGAAGTCTTATCGACAATTAAttgacaaatttaaaaaaccagAG GAAGTCCCAGTACCAACACTACATGGAAAAGCTGTACGATGTGATTTTCCGTCCGATAGTGTCGTGAGGAATGCTCCTAGAGGAATTACCATCACCAACAACAGGCCAAACCTCTCCATGGCAGACTTTTAG